The following DNA comes from Halalkaliarchaeum sp. AArc-CO.
CCTGTCCGCGCGTGGTCGGGAAGCTGCTGTGAGCCGCGATCGTTCGTAAGTGCCCCGGATGTCGAATGGGCGAAGCGTGGAGCTTCCTCCACCTCGTGGAGTTCCCGTCTGGGAACGCCACAGTGAATGGGCGCTGTGGAGTGATCCACAGCGTCCCGGTCTGTAGGAGGTGATCCAGCCGCAGATTCCCCTACGGCTACCTTGTTACGACTTAAGCCCCCTTGCAAAGCCCAGATTCGACTCTCGTGAAAGAGCCTCATCCGGACCTCACTCGGGTGCTTTGACGGGCGGTGTGTGCAAGGAGCAGGGACGTATTCACCGCGCGCTTGTGACACGCGATTACTACCGAATCCAGCTTCATGAGGGCGAGTTTCAGCCCTCAATCCGAACTACGACCAGGTTTGTGAGATTACCGCCCCCTTTCGGGGTGGGAACCCATTGTCCTGGCCATTGTAGCCCGCGTGTTGCCCAGCCCATTCGGGGCATACTGACCTACCGTTGCCCGTTCCTTCCTCCGCCTTGGCGGCGGCAGTCTCCGTAATGTACCCATCGACCCAGGGGTCATGCTGGCAATTACGGACGCGGGTCTCGCTCGTTGCCTGACTTAACAGGACGCCTCACGGTACGAGCTGACGGCGGCCATGCACCTCCTCTCTGCAGCTCGTGGCGAGGTCATCAACCTGACCGTCATTACTGCAGTCGGGGCTGGTGAGATGTCCGGCGTTGAGTCCAATTAAACCGCAGGCTCCTCCGGTTGTAGTGCTCCCCCGCCAATTCCTTTAAGTTTCATCCTTGCGGACGTACTTCCCAGGCGGCTCGCTTAGCGGCTTCCCTACGGCACAGCACCCGCTCGTAGCGGGAGCCACACCTAGCGAGCATCGTTTACGGCTAGGACTACCCGGGTATCTAATCCGGTTCGAGACCCTAGCTTTCGTCCCTCACCGTCGGATCCGTCTTCCCAGCGTGCTTTCGCCATCGGCGGTCCGTCCGGGATTACGGGATTTCACTCCTACCCCGGACGTACCCGCTGGATCTTCCGGTCCCAAGCCGGGCAGGTTCCGCCGGACGCCCACGCGTTGAGCGCGTGGATTTCCCGACGGACTTGCTCGGCCGGCTACGGACGCTTTAGGCCCAATAATATCGGCCATCACTCGGGCTGCCGGTATTACCGCGGCGGCTGGCACCGGTCTTGCCCAGCCCTTATTCGTGTACCTCCCTACGGTACAGAAAAGCGAGGACGATATGCCCTCGCACTCGGGGTCCCCTTATCGCACTGGCGTGCAGTGTAAAGGTTTCGCGCCTGCTGCGCCCCGTAGGGCCCGGAATCTTGTCTCAGATTCCGTCTCCGGGCTCTTGCTCTCACAACCCGTACCGATTATCGGCACGGTGGGCCGTTACCCCACCGTCTACCTAATCGGCCGCAGCCACATCCTTCGGCGCCGGAGCGTTTCGCCCTGGCATCATTCCAGACAGCCAGGAGTATGCGGGATTAGCCTCAGTTTCCCGAGAGTATCCCCCTCCGAAGGGTAGTTTGGCCACGTGTTACGGAGCTATTCGCCACGGGTCTAAACCCGTGCGACTAGCATGGCTAAATCGGACCCCGATAGCAATGGCCTCCGGCAGGATCAACCGGAATGTCCCTGCACAGAGTGCAGGGGGGTGGCGGGAATAGACACGAAGTGTCTACTCACCATTGCAAGGTCCACGTTCGCTGCCACCGACATCGGGGGTGACACCGAACGATCGCGGCTCACATCAGAACGCGTCTTACGGCGGACCGCAGGGGCGCAATCCTCATCTCTTACGGATCTTATCGTACCGCGTCCGAGGGCTTAAACCCATCGGATCGCTTCCGATTCGATCCCCGCGAATCCGGCCGAATTCGGTCCGGATTCGCGGTCTCGTTCGCATCACGATTCGAATGCCCACCTACTGATAAGGGCATCGGATCGGACGCGGTCGACCCCTCCCATCGGGAGAGGTCGGACCCCGGGTCGCCCCGGGGCGTTCGCATTCTAACCGAGGAGAGTCGACCACTTAACCCCGTCGTTCCATCGCCGCCTCGTCACTCGATTCCACGGCCCGTCGTCACAGTTGTCGACGAGGCTATCGGTCGGGTTCGAAACCTTCCAGTCGATGGCGAACGCCCGAGTTACAGGGAACACGAGACAGGGAACACGAGACAGGAAGCGCGACGGTTCACACTACCGGGAGAACTGTTGCGCGGATGGAGGCCGGTCGATCATCCGTCCGCTCGTACGGGTCGTCCCGCCGGGCGTGCGCCGCGCGTACGACTAACTGTTCGTCACGCGAATAAAAGAGTCGGATTCGACGGCGTCGTCGGCGACCCGATCTTCGCGACCGCCCGACAGGTCGTCACTCTCCGCTGCTACTCGCGGCTACTCGCGGCTACTCTTCGAGGTGTTCGATGCCCTCTTTGGAGACGTTTGCCTCGGTGATCTCCTCGGGCATCCAGTCGGGACTGTTGTCCGGCGCCTCCTCTTCCCAGGCCCAGCCTTCGTAGATGTGGACTTTGTCGGTCCCTTTCTCGCGGAGTCTGAGTTCCTCGGGATCGGCGGCGTCCTCGCTGGGTGCCGGCTCGAGCCGTCGGGCAGCCTTGAGTGCTGCCTGTCGAGGAGTGTTCCCCGAGAACACGCTCGGTTCGTCTCCACCTTCCTCTCGAAGTGCGAAATTGCGCTTACCATCTTCACGTACCATGGTTTTAACCCTCCATGGCAATCGAACACATGATACGTTATAAAAATACCGGGGAAGGCCACCAGAAAGACAGAAAGTATTTAAGCTTCGATCTCGCTCCACCGGAACGAGCGGCGAAAAAAGCGGTTACGGGGCCGATACCGGGGTGAAATCACGGGGTTCAGGGGGCACTGGATGCTCGCGCGCGGTCGGAATCGCCCCACGGCCACCCTGTCCGGGGAGCAAATCGGCGTCCGAACGACCCTCAGCATGGTCGGCTCTTCATCACGGACGGGGGGCCACGGGA
Coding sequences within:
- a CDS encoding non-histone chromosomal MC1 family protein, encoding MVREDGKRNFALREEGGDEPSVFSGNTPRQAALKAARRLEPAPSEDAADPEELRLREKGTDKVHIYEGWAWEEEAPDNSPDWMPEEITEANVSKEGIEHLEE